One Mycosarcoma maydis chromosome 9, whole genome shotgun sequence DNA window includes the following coding sequences:
- a CDS encoding uncharacterized protein (related to MLH3 - insertion and deletion mismatch repair protein), whose translation MNFINQLSDATAAANQPSLLAVTFQDIYRIVFWHALERCKTIFGSSSGKMEILVDYERWMVIVTIQVDHYSMHNLPTKTDRCKFDIKVLRTLSRLGLVRIIASSSYGATDFTWHDGREIQSPSSSTPLNIPLLTTPTAPARGVTISFSCMPIHRKLIAAEAARRSQIKLLINCTLELSLLAPSLSLRLSVCHAASAGDPTPAFKVLLSLSRSQDLVQRCRAAFGDACVLVDTVRSIAVEKAFASVRMTVEGFVGLAASADAKTQVIFLQGRVWPGMTLRGASHHSKPESTAFAALLSSFGLSWSDQVLNRRGPQTVLSSKLYEKAAQRIHDLPMSDKGPHFPHSFVLNITLDSTSQDLEAESGSAKRSNLSVKSFEAAVLDAVGPEHSPAEPSASRKRKRTIRPSTADENEAKAKPVSMSKARPVTASLANESYGPAAAAPAGMVAWRDPVNGRLFHIDQRTGHSTAVGRFGLGTMVDGQDGTLALARRLTLHGGAAVDRRKLDKGHGLSLCTHRAATVLDEDKSSDEFEDPSFDAVLALVPLPFAVVTTDTVLRSRFFDTRRFKSTIRRAVRDDESDVRQTKTVSLELAITRSDLESAQVINQVVGKFILCRTVSYFPILFCIDQHAADERYRLERLLEQYVDDCAAGTAAYNLPLTLTLPISVPEYARLQANADLIARMKSLGWLVKTVVLIHASLGHAQVDLIGIPNILKEKTLTDSGRVKDQTLLQSAFADCMEKILASNIKAVEASEDWLARSRWIPNSLMEVLKSRACRSAIMFNDRLGREVCERMVKRLAACKFPFGCAHGRPVLVPLCEVTIQEGGQSCM comes from the coding sequence ATGAACTTCATCAATCAGCTCTCAGATGCAACAGCCGCTGCAAACCAGCCATCTTTGCTCGCAGTCACATTCCAAGACATCTACCGCATCGTGTTCTGGCATGCTCTGGAGCGATGCAAAACCATCTTTGGCTCGTCTTCAGGAAAGATGGAAATTCTGGTCGATTACGAGCGCTGGATGGTAATAGTCACAATACAGGTCGACCACTACAGCATGCACAACCTACCGACCAAGACAGATCGTTGCAAATTCGATATCAAGGTACTACGGACACTATCtcgccttggcctcgtACGAATAattgcttcttcttcataTGGGGCGACCGACTTCACCTGGCATGACGGTCGTGAGATCCAATCGCCTTCATCTTCAACGCCGCTCAATATTCCCCTATTAACCACCCCCACCGCACCGGCTCGAGGAGTCACCATATCCTTCTCGTGCATGCCAATCCACCGCAAGCTCATcgcagcagaagcggcaAGGAGAAGTCAGATCAAGCTGCTGATTAATTGCACTCTGGAACTCTCACTCCTGGCCCCATCTTTGAGCCTTAGACTCAGTGTATGTCACGCTGCTTCAGCTGGCGATCCCACACCGGCATTCAAGGTGCTACTGAGCTTGTCACGCTCTCAAGATCTGGTGCAACGCTGCAGAGCGGCTTTTGGCGATGCATGCGTTCTGGTAGATACAGTGCGCAGTATCGCCGTGGAAAAAGCGTTTGCATCGGTTAGGATGACAGTGGAAGGATTTGTTGGTTTGGCGGCAAGTGCAGATGCCAAGACGCAGGTGATCTTCCTGCAAGGCCGCGTCTGGCCTGGTATGACGTTGCGTGGCGCCTCGCATCATTCGAAGCCGGAATCGACTGCATTTGCCGCATTGCTGTCGAGTTTTGGCTTGTCATGGTCGGATCAAGTCTTGAACAGACGTGGTCCGCAGACGGTGCTTTCTTCAAAGCTGTATGAAAAAGCCGCACAGAGGATACACGATCTTCCAATGTCCGACAAGGGGCCTCACTTCCCACACTCGTTCGTGCTCAACATCACTCTGGACAGCACGAGCCAAGACTTGGAAGCCGAGTCCGGTTCAGCGAAAAGATCAAACTTGTCTGTCAAGTCATTCGAAGCAGCTGTTCTTGATGCGGTTGGTCCCGAGCACTCCCCCGCTGAACCCTCTGCGTCGCGAAAGCGGAAGCGAACGATTCGGCCAAGTACTGCTGACGAGAATGAAGCGAAGGCAAAGCCAGTCTCGATGTCCAAAGCTCGCCCTGTCACAGCTTCTTTGGCAAACGAATCGTACGGCCctgcagccgctgctcCGGCAGGGATGGTGGCATGGCGAGATCCTGTCAACGGTCGACTGTTTCATATTGATCAACGCACAGGTCATAGTACAGCTGTCGGTAGGTTCGGTCTTGGAACAATGGTAGACGGTCAGGATGGCACTCTGGCATTAGCGAGGCGCCTCACTCTGCATGGTGGCGCGGCTGTGGACCGTAGGAAGCTGGATAAAGGGCATGGTCTCTCACTTTGCACGCACCGGGCAGCAAcggtgctcgacgaagaTAAGAGCTCAGACGAGTTTGAAGATCCGAGCTTCGACGCAGTACTTGCCTTGGTACCCTTGCCGTTCGCAGTGGTTACAACAGACACGGTGCTGAGGAGCAGATTCTTTGATACTCGTCGGTTCAAGTCGACGATTCGTCGAGCTGTCCGAGATGACGAGTCGGATGTCCGCCAGACCAAGACAGTCagtctcgagcttgcaaTCACACGTTCCGACTTGGAAAGTGCCCAAGTGATCAACCAAGTCGTCGGCAAGTTCATACTCTGCCGTACGGTTTCATACTTTCCAATTCTGTTTTGCATCGATCAgcatgctgctgatgaACGTTATCGATTGGAACGCTTGCTGGAACAGTATGTTGATGATTGCGCGGCTGGCACTGCTGCGTACAATCTGCCTTTGACACTCACCCTGCCGATCTCAGTGCCGGAGTATGCGCGGCTTCAGGCAAATGCAGATTTGATTGCAAGAATGAAAAGCTTGGGCTGGTTGGTCAAAACAGTCGTGCTGATACATGCGTCGCTCGGTCATGCTCAGGTGGATTTGATCGGGATACCCAACATTCTCAAGGAGAAGACCTTAACTGATTCAGGGAGGGTCAAAGACCAAACCTTGCTCCAGAGCGCCTTTGCGGACTGCATGGAGAAGATTTTGGCTTCAAACATCAAGGCTgtggaagcgagcgaggacTGGCTAGCGCGGTCAAGGTGGATACCGAATTCATTGATGGAAGTGTTGAAGAGCAGGGCGTGCAGAAGCGCGATCATGTTCAATGATCGATTGGGTAGGGAGGTGTGCGAGAGGATGGTGAAAAGGCTAGCAGCGTGCAAGTTTCCGTTTGGTTGTGCACATGGAAGGCCGGTGTTGGTGCCGTTGTGCGAGGTCACGATACAGGAGGGTGGGCAAAGCTGCATGTGA
- a CDS encoding uncharacterized protein (related to Histone H1) gives MSAAAKPAAKKAATKKAAGSSVSYEAMIKEAILAHPAEARAGIGRATIKKYIQSHHPETAKGSEATFNTRVNQAITRGAQKKTFVLPKGPSGKVKLAPKAKVEKKPATTPITTTAAVAKKPAAKKVAAKKPAAAKKPAAKKTAAKKPAAKKVASSTTTKAKKPAAKKVAKPAAKKAAPAKKA, from the exons ATGTctgccgccgccaagcccgccgccaagaaggccgCCACCAAGAAGGCCGCTGGTTCCAGCGTCTCCTACGAG GCCATGATCAAGGAGGCCATCCTTGCCCATCCCGCCGAGGCCCGTGCTGGCATTGGTCGTGCAACCATCAAAAAGTACATCCAGTCTCACCACCCCGAAACTGCCAAGGGCTCCGAGGCCACCTTCAACACCCGTGTCAACCAGGCCATCACCCGTGGCGCCCAGAAGAAGACCTTTGTCCTTCCCAAGGGACCTTCGGgcaaggtcaagctcgcccccaaggccaaggtcgagaagAAGCCCGCCACCACCcccatcaccaccaccgccgccgtcgCCAAGAAGcctgctgccaagaaggtTGCTGCTAAGAAGcctgccgctgccaagaagcccgctgccaagaag ACCGCCGCTAAGAAGCccgctgccaagaaggTCGCTTCGTCAACGACcaccaaggccaagaagcctgctgccaagaag GTTGCCAAGCCTGCGGCTAAGAAGGCCGCCCCCGCCAAGAAGGCATAA
- a CDS encoding putative clathrin assembly protein AP47, with product MTSLIAIVDLKGKSLIQRSYRDDISPSAVEKFLPLLLDLEEEAGGSSVSPCFSSEGVNYMFIRHNNLYLVALSRRNSNAAEVLIFLHKLASVLEEYFKELEEESIRDNFVIIYELLDEMMDFGYPQTTESKILQEYITQESHKLEVQVRPPMAVTNAVSWRSEGIRYRKNEVFLDVVESVNLLVSANGNVVRSEILGAIKMKCYLSGMPELRLGLNDKVMFENTGRAARGKSIEMEDVKFHQCVRLSRFENDRTISFIPPDGEFELMSYRLSTQVKPLIWAEAIIERHEGSRIEFMVKVKAQFKRRSTANNVEIHIPVPDDADTPKFRAAIGSVVYAPEKSAMVWKIKQLGGGKEFLMRAHFGLPSVKSEDTVDRRTPISIKFEIPYFTVSGIQVRYLKIVEKSGYQALPWVRYITQHGEYDLRTQSEKPSARLAPFSA from the exons ATGACATcgctcatcgccatcgtcgatctcaaGGGCAAATCGCTGATTCAGCGTTCGTATCGCGATGACATCTCGCCGTCCGCTGTCGAGAAGTTCCTCccactgctgctcgatctggaagaagaagcgggCGGTAGCTCCGTCAGCCCATGCTTCTCTTCCGAGGGTGTCAACTACATGTTCATCCGTCACAATAACCTTTATCTCGTCGCGCTCTCGCGGCGCAACTCGAACGCAGCTGAAGTGCTCATCTTCCTGCACAAGCTCGCCTCGGTGCTCGAGGAATACTTTAAGGAACTCGAAGAGGAATCGATCCGTGACAACTTTGTAATCATCtacgagctgctcgacgagatgatggATTTCGGCTATCCTCAAACCACCGAATCCAAGATCTTGCAGGAGTACATCACGCAGGAAtcgcacaagctcgaggtgcAGGTGAGACCGCCCATGGCAGTAACGAATGCGGTCTCTTGGCGCTCAGAGGGCATTCGGTATCGCAAGAACGAGGTATTTCTGGATGTGGTCGAATCGGTCAACCTGCTGGTCAGTGCAAATGGAAACGTAGTTAGGAGCGAGATCCTGGGTgcgatcaagatgaagtGTTACCTGTCCGGGATGCCCGAACTGCGATTGGGGTTGAACGACAAGGTGATGTTCGAGAACACGGGCAGGGCTGCTCGGGGTAaatcgatcgagatggaggaTGTCAAGTTCCACCAGTGCGTGCGTCTCTCAAGATTCGAAAACGATCGAACCATCTCGTTCATTCCGCCGGATGGCGAGTTTGAGCTGATGAGCTATCGACTCAGCACGCAGGTGAAACCGCTCATCTGGGCAGAGGCCATCATCGAACGTCACGAGGGTAGCCGGATAGAGTTTATGGTCAAAGTCAAGGCTCAGTTCAAGAGAAGGTCGACGGCCAACAATGTCGAGATTCACATTCCTGTTCCGGACGACGCCGATACACCCAAGTTCAGA GCGGCAATTGGATCCGTGGTCTACGCCCCGGAAAAGTCGGCCATGGTCTGGAAAATCAAACAGCTCGGTGGCGGCAAAGAATTCCTGATGCGCGCTCACTTTGGCCTGCCGAGCGTCAAGAGCGAGGACACGGTCGACCGACGCACGCCGATTAGCATCAAGTTTGAGATTCCTTACTTCACCGTCTCGGGCATCCAGGTGCGATACCTCAAGATTGTCGAGAAATCCGGCTATCAGGCTCTAC CTTGGGTTCGATACATTACGCAACACGGAGAATACGACCTTCGTACGCAGAGCGAAAAGCCGTCGGCGAGATTGGCTCCCTTTTCCGCCTGA
- a CDS encoding uncharacterized protein (related to nucleotide binding protein (NBP 2)) has protein sequence MSASSSAISPSASHLGADPKIVRRLSSVSHIILVLSGKGGVGKSSVSAQLALSLSSSASPSDRSRMARVGILDIDLTGPSIPRMLGLGGASVKQSTDGWVPVYTDASQHLAVMSVGFLLRSKNDSVVWRGPKKNAMIKQFLGDVRWGTLDYLIIDTPPGTSDEHISILEYLRTFEPAAVMVTTPQAVSLADNLRSLDFCRKTSLPVLGLIENMSGYICPHCNDCTNVWGKGGGEALAKREGLRFLGRIPIDPGLVRVLDDAKDDAHVELQKQLHQTSLNDNVLKAIDQPLTPHSQSAAAQLPNSGDTESLTPAGTMLSRTTIQRYKNSLTFPIFQEITDQIRDLATKHKLHPQSSVLTTAL, from the coding sequence atgagcgcatcgagctccGCCATCTCGCCGTCGGCATCGCACCTGGGTGCCGACCCGAAGATCGTGCGACGACTTTCTTCGGTTTCGCACATCATCCTTGTGCTGTCGGGCAAAGGTGGAGTGGGTAAATCGTCGGTTTCGGCGCAGCTGGCGCTTTCGCTGTCGTCTTCTGCATCACCGAGCGATCGCTCACGGATGGCGCGCGTGGGGATCCTCGATATTGATCTCACGGGACCTTCGATTCCACGTATGCTGGGACTCGGTGGTGCGTCTGTAAAGCAGTCGACAGATGGGTGGGTTCCGGTATACACAGACGCATCTCAACATCTGGCCGTCATGTCGGTCGGGTTCCTGTTGCGATCCAAGAACGACTCGGTGGTTTGGCGTGGACCTAAAAAGAACGCGATGATCAAGCAGTTCTTGGGAGACGTCAGATGGGGCACGCTCGACTACCTGATCATCGACACTCCGCCAGGTACGTCGGACGAACATATCAGCATTCTCGAGTATCTGCGAACATTCGAGCCAGCAGCTGTCATGGTTACAACGCCGCAGGCTGTGTCGTTAGCCGATAACTTGAGGAGTCTCGATTTTTGCCGCAAGACCAGTCTGCCCGTTCTAGGGTTGATCGAGAACATGTCTGGGTACATATGTCCGCATTGCAACGACTGTACCAACGTCTGGGGCAAGGGTGGTGGTGAAGCGCTGGCCAAGAGAGAAGGCTTACGCTTTTTGGGTAGGATTCCCATCGATCCCGGACTGGTGAGGGTATTGGACGATGCAAAGGACGACGCGCACGTCGAACTGCAGAAGCAACTCCACCAAACAAGTCTCAACGACAACGTGCTCAAGGCGATCGACCAACCGCTTACGCCTCACTCGCAATCAGCTGCGGCACAACTACCGAACTCGGGCGATACAGAGTCGCTTACGCCCGCCGGAACCATGCTCTCCAGAACAACAATTCAGAGGTACAAGAACAGCCTCACTTTCCCCATCTTCCAAGAAATCACCGACCAGATCCGCGATCTAGCCACAAAACACAAGCTCCACCCACAATCCTCCGTCCTCACAACAGCACTCTAG
- a CDS encoding uncharacterized protein (related to p24 protein, involved in membrane trafficking): MFGRAPILVLLTTLLVLARSATALYFYLEPDVPKCFLEELPNDTVVVGHYMTEEWDTTLQRFVVKDDMGVHVTVREVKDDHVVTSSRGPPEGKFAFTSHEAGDHRICMQAKFDGRTAVQVRMHLDIVIGDAKPDNSHKDKSHVQDLAQRVRDLNAKLRDIRKEQQYQRERESQFRDLSELTNSRAMWWSSLQLVTLLGACVWQLRHLRGFFEDKKLR; encoded by the coding sequence ATGTTTGGCCGTGCACCTATACTTGTGCTCCTCACCACGCTTCTTGTCCTCGCGCGCTCCGCAACCGCGCTCTACTTCTACCTCGAACCCGATGTTCCGAAATGTTTTCTGGAAGAGCTTCCCAATGACACAGTCGTCGTGGGGCACTACATGACCGAAGAGTGGGACACCACTCTGCAACGTTTCGTTGTCAAGGACGACATGGGTGTTCACGTTACTGTTCGAGAAGTCAAAGACGACCACGTCGTCACCTCGTCCCGGGGTCCGCCCGAGGGCAAGTTCGCATTCACCTCCCACGAAGCCGGCGATCACCGCATCTGTATGCAGGCCAAATTCGACGGTCGCACCGCCGTCCAAGTGCGAATGCatctcgacattgtcatcgGCGACGCCAAACCGGACAACTCCCACAAGGACAAGAGCCACGTCCAGGATCTCGCACAGAGGGTCAGAGACCTCAATGCAAAGCTGAGAGATATCAGAAAGGAACAGCAGTACcagagggagagagagtCACAGTTCAGAGACCTCTCCGAATTGACCAATTCCAGAGCCATGTGGTGGAGCAGTCTCCAGCTCGTAACCCTCCTTGGCGCATGCGTCTGGCAATTGAGACATCTTAGAGGCTTCTtcgaggacaagaagctgcGCTGA
- a CDS encoding putative voltage-gated chloride channel (clc-a) — MNASPHSKPSAALAPSPTAAFFPSTSRVYTSKAATVVDDDEALDEIRRYESFSTVDWVVDNTRERNRLARERQAASAHFVSSSSNAHLGNADAAWGHIGFGRGGVPPRWWSRGPWGRRAWLVWGIVKSASSAFTDSGVIVLVGILIGLNMGVISLATEWASDLKQGYCSSGWWLNQKFCCWEMMDQAGPGGAPLPAAAKALATATVTVTASIGAAAAATDSAPILPATPAATPTAAIRAVAQEAYNLTIRAIPDHQLWSRSAQDVIQDGFGTGLRLLSRAEGAASGAGDLSETCTDWVRWSKWSFPAWIIYMLFAGLLSFICAHLVKSFAPYAAGSGISEIKCILAGFVINGYLGFWTLAIKSLTLPLAIASGLSVGKEGPAVHVACCIGNVVASFFRSFNRSQAKMRELLTASSAAGVAVAFGSPIGGVLFSLEEMAYNFPASTMWRSFLCALAATVTLSFMNPFRTGKLVLFQVSYDRDWHYFEIMFYILIGIFGGLYGAFVIKYNLQVQSFRRSYLVKHGVSEVVVLATLTAFVGYANKFLRIDMTESLEILFRECEGGGDYDNLCQSWAQWRMVNSLLLATVLRTALVIVSYGCKVPAGIFVPSMAIGATFGRMVGILVKALYNAFPHWSLFSACQPDVPCITPGTYAFLGAAAALAGVTRITVAVVVIMFELTGALTYILPTMIVVGITKGVADWFSRGGIAEQMIKFSGYPFLDKDDHNFGIPVADVMRVCPQVLFASGMKLSELEGKLADGSYKGFPLVLAKHDATLLGYVGKVELRYAIGKARRARALDGDTLCLFSVGPNALDRADGVESSAHGAQQQQPDLLSVASLPTTAAADRAVREDMLSRFSGATGAGSASGLGSTSATGVASQRRHESESLIGQLDVEDDRSSAPSYRSRVDAGDNMSSSSDDDAVVGNAGGGVDGESDLDKLELGGWIDPTPLIVQPGMPLETVMDMFKNLGPRVILVVEYGRLSGLVTVKDVLKRIAMQEKAEAAARTAAAAGLPMSGSANSFTGEGAGAGGGELEALLKEAYEWAQEKWALISPRIERISARRASASRGGAPGSQAGQARYSHLRESTEDRYDDSDAVAEDMPMHSTRQTSATKNTRSEHHQFVLGAQDDDDE, encoded by the coding sequence ATGAACGCTTCACCCCATAGCAAACCGAGCGCGGCGTTGGCGCCCTCACCCACAGCCGCATTTTTCCCCAGCACATCGCGCGTCTACACCTCCAAGGCCGCTAcggtcgtcgacgatgacgaagcgctcgacgagatccGCCGCTATGAATCCTTCTCCACCGTCGACTGGGTCGTCGATAACACGCGCGAACGAaatcgtcttgctcgagaaCGACAAGCCGCCTCTGCGCACTTtgtttcttcttcttccaacGCGCACCTCGGCAACGCAGACGCTGCTTGGGGCCACATTGGATTTGGAAGAGGCGGTGTTCCACCGAGGTGGTGGTCCAGAGGTCCCTGGGGCAGAAGAGCTTGGTTGGTTTGGGGCATCGTCAAGAGCGCCTCGTCAGCATTTACGGATAGCGGCGTGAtcgtgctcgtcggcatcctcATTGGTCTTAACATGGGCGTGATTAGCTTGGCAACAGAGTGGGCTTCGGATCTCAAGCAAGGTTATTGCAGTTCCGGCTGGTGGCTCAACCAGAAGTTCTGTTGTTGGGAGATGATGGATCAAGCTGGACCGGGTGGTgcacctcttccagctgctgcaaaggCGTTGGCCACAGCGACTGTCACCGTCACCGCTTCAATCggtgcggctgcagcagcaaccgaCTCTGCACCGATTCTCccagcaacaccagcgGCGACTCCGACGGCGGCGATTCGAGCCGTAGCACAAGAGGCCTACAACCTCACAATTCGCGCGATTCCCGATCACCAACTCTGGTCGCGATCCGCTCAAGACGTGATTCAAGATGGATTCGGCACCGGTCTACGACTGCTGTCCAGAGCTGAAGGCGCAGCTTCTGGCGCAGGCGACCTGAGCGAAACCTGCACCGACTGGGTCCGCTGGTCGAAATGGTCGTTTCCGGCGTGGATCATCTATATGCTGTTTGCGGGTCTACTCTCGTTTATCTGCGCGCACCTGGTCAAATCTTTCGCTCCGTACGCAGCTGGAAGCGGCATTTCGGAGATCAAATGCATCCTCGCCGGATTTGTCATCAACGGTTACCTCGGCTTTTGGACACTGGCGATCAAGAGTCTCACGCTTCCTCTGGCTATTGCGTCTGGGCTGAGCGTTGGTAAGGAAGGACCTGCGGTTCACGTGGCGTGTTGCATTGGAAACGTGGTAGCTAGCTTTTTCAGGTCGTTCAATCGCAGTCAGGCCAAGATGCGCGAGCTGCTGACAGCGTCTTCGGCTGCAGGTGTTGCAGTGGCGTTCGGATCTCCGATCGGCGGAGTGCTATTTTCACTGGAAGAGATGGCGTACAACTTCCCGGCTAGCACCATGTGGCGTTCGTTCCTCTGTGCGCTGGCTGCTACGGTGACGCTCTCGTTCATGAATCCTTTCCGAACGGGCAAATTGGTGCTGTTCCAGGTGTCGTACGATCGAGACTGGCATTACTTTGAGATCATGTTTTACATTCTCATCGGCATCTTTGGCGGCTTGTACGGTGCGTTTGTGATCAAGTACAACTTGCAGGTGCAATCGTTTCGAAGGAGCTACTTGGTCAAGCACGGCGtgagcgaggtggtggtgctggcgaCACTAACAGCCTTTGTTGGGTACGCCAACAAATTCCTACGCATCGACATGACCGAGTCGCTTGAAATCCTCTTCCGTGAATGCGAAGGTGGAGGCGACTACGACAATCTCTGTCAGAGCTGGGCACAGTGGCGTATGGTCAACTCGCTTCTGCTGGCCACAGTGCTACGCACggcgctcgtcatcgtctcgTACGGCTGCAAGGTGCCCGCTGGAATCTTTGTACCTTCCATGGCGATCGGCGCTACGTTTGGCCGCATGGTAGGCATCCTCGTCAAGGCGCTCTACAACGCGTTTCCGCACTGGTCGCTCTTCTCGGCGTGCCAACCAGACGTGCCGTGCATCACACCGGGAACGTATGCATTCCTgggtgcagcagctgcgctcGCCGGTGTCACCCGAATCACTgtcgccgtcgtcgtcatcatgTTCGAACTGACAGGTGCGCTCACCTACATCCTACCCACCatgatcgtcgtcggcatcaCAAAGGGTGTCGCAGACTGGTTCTCGAGAGGAGGCATTGCCGAGCAGATGATCAAGTTCTCCGGCTACCCTTTtctcgacaaggacgaccATAATTTTGGCATTCCGGTGGCGGATGTGATGCGTGTTTGTCCGCAGGTGTTGTTTGCCTCGGGGATGAAGTtgagcgagctcgagggCAAGTTGGCCGATGGAAGCTATAAGGGATTCCCGCTGGTGCTGGCCAAGCACGATGCGACGCTGTTGGGATATGTTGGCAAGGTGGAGTTGCGGTATGCGATCGGGAAGGCTAGAAGGGCACGCGCTTTGGATGGTGATACATTGTGCCTGTTCAGCGTCGGGCCTAATGCTCTTGACAGAGCAGACGGCGTGGAGTCAAGCGCACATGGCGcacaacaacagcagccggATTTGCTGAGCGTAGCCTCATTGCCCACAacggcagctgcagacCGTGCTGTTCGAGAAGACATGCTGAGCCGGTTCAGCGGTGCTACTGGTGCCGGATCTGCATCGGGGCTCGGTAGCACGAGCGCGACAGGCGTAGCGAGCCAGCGTCGACACGAATCCGAATCGCTCATTGGCCAactcgacgtcgaagacGACCGTTCCTCGGCACCATCGTACCGCAGCAGAGTGGATGCTGGCGACaacatgtcgagctcgtctgacgacgatgcggtCGTGGGCAATGCAGGAGGCGGGGTTGACGGCGAGtccgatctcgacaagctcgaattGGGCGGTTGGATCGACCCAACTCCGCTTATTGTTCAACCTGGCATGCCGCTGGAGACGGTGATGGACATGTTCAAGAACCTGGGTCCACGCGTGATATTGGTGGTCGAGTATGGTCGGCTTTCGGGACTGGTGACGGTGAAAGATGTGTTGAAACGCATCGCCATGCAGGAGAAagccgaggctgctgccaggacagcagctgcggcgGGGTTGCCGATGAGCGGCTCGGCGAACAGTTTCACTGGTGAAGGTGCAGGAGCTGGAGGaggcgagctcgaagctctGCTGAAAGAAGCGTATGAATGGGCGCAGGAGAAGTGGGCGTTGATCTCGCCGCGTATCGAGCGAATCAGcgcgagaagagcgagcgcgTCGCGTGGCGGTGCGCCGGGATCGCAGGCTGGACAGGCGAGGTATTCGCATCTGAGAGAGAGCACCGAGGATAGGTACGACGATTCTGATGCAGTCGCAGAGGACATGCCAATGCACTCGACTCGGCAGACGAGCGCGACGAAAAACACGCGCTCGGAACATCATCAGTTTGTCTTGGGTGCacaagacgatgatgacgagtgA